One window from the genome of Brachyspira sp. SAP_772 encodes:
- the rpmD gene encoding 50S ribosomal protein L30 has translation MAKVVITLVKSPIGYEKSQRDTVVALGFKKRRRVVEHEATPQINGMINKISHLLKVEYK, from the coding sequence ATGGCTAAAGTTGTAATAACATTAGTTAAATCTCCTATAGGCTATGAAAAGTCTCAAAGAGATACTGTTGTAGCTTTAGGTTTCAAAAAGAGAAGAAGAGTTGTAGAACATGAAGCAACTCCTCAAATAAATGGAATGATTAATAAAATATCACATCTTTTAAAAGTAGAGTATAAGTGA
- the rpsE gene encoding 30S ribosomal protein S5 → MFEERLITLNRVAKVMKGGRRFRFAALMVLGDKNGHVGLGYGKANEVPDAIRKAIEQAKKNMIEVNLKGETIPHNTVGVFRSSRIIMKPASKGTGVISGGPARAVLELAGVKNILSKSLGNNNSMNLAKATFEGLKSLQTVQDMANKRGLTVDQIYGRAE, encoded by the coding sequence ATGTTTGAAGAGCGTCTAATAACTCTAAACAGAGTAGCTAAAGTTATGAAAGGTGGAAGACGCTTTAGATTTGCAGCTTTAATGGTTTTAGGTGATAAAAACGGACATGTTGGTTTAGGTTACGGTAAAGCAAACGAAGTACCTGATGCTATAAGAAAAGCTATAGAACAGGCTAAAAAGAATATGATAGAAGTGAACCTTAAAGGTGAAACTATTCCTCATAATACAGTTGGTGTATTTAGAAGCAGCAGAATAATAATGAAACCAGCTTCTAAAGGTACAGGAGTTATTTCAGGCGGTCCTGCACGTGCTGTATTAGAGTTAGCTGGTGTAAAAAATATTCTTTCAAAATCTTTAGGTAATAACAATTCTATGAACTTAGCTAAAGCTACTTTTGAAGGTTTAAAATCTTTACAAACAGTTCAAGACATGGCTAACAAAAGAGGACTTACTGTTGACCAGATTTATGGGAGGGCTGAATAA
- the rplR gene encoding 50S ribosomal protein L18, with product MSLREKIKAQRERRKRSIRIKIEGSSKRPRLTVYKSLKYVSAQIIDDSKGITLVSASSQEKDLKSGKNVDVAKEIGKVLATRAKEKNISEVVFDRNGYIYHGKIKSLADGAREAGLKF from the coding sequence ATGAGTTTAAGAGAAAAAATTAAAGCTCAACGCGAAAGAAGAAAGAGAAGTATACGTATAAAAATAGAAGGAAGTTCAAAGCGTCCTAGACTTACAGTTTATAAGAGTCTTAAATATGTATCTGCTCAAATAATAGATGATAGTAAAGGTATAACTTTAGTATCAGCATCTTCTCAAGAGAAAGATTTAAAAAGCGGTAAAAACGTAGATGTAGCTAAAGAGATAGGTAAAGTATTAGCTACTAGAGCAAAAGAAAAAAATATTAGTGAAGTAGTGTTTGATAGAAACGGCTATATATATCATGGAAAAATAAAATCCTTAGCTGACGGTGCTCGTGAAGCAGGATTGAAATTTTAA
- the rplF gene encoding 50S ribosomal protein L6: protein MSRLSNKPIAIPQGVEVKIDGHKVVVKGKRGELTREFFDYIILELENNSLWVKPPKIDSTDEKAIKENKAKYSAKLGLVWKLVSNMIEGVNTGYKKVLQLEGTGYRSNVQGDTLTLQLGFSSDVKMKIPEGIKVTVEKDTKIIIEGNDKEKVGELAMNIKKKRPVEPYKGKGVRFEGEYVKMKESKKAAK, encoded by the coding sequence ATGAGTAGATTATCAAATAAGCCTATAGCGATTCCTCAAGGCGTTGAAGTAAAAATCGACGGCCATAAAGTAGTCGTAAAAGGTAAAAGAGGGGAGTTGACAAGAGAGTTTTTTGATTATATAATACTTGAACTTGAAAATAATTCTCTTTGGGTTAAACCTCCTAAGATTGATAGCACTGATGAAAAAGCTATAAAAGAAAATAAAGCTAAGTATTCTGCTAAATTAGGTTTAGTTTGGAAACTTGTTTCTAATATGATTGAAGGTGTTAATACTGGTTATAAAAAAGTATTACAATTAGAAGGTACAGGTTATCGTTCTAATGTTCAGGGAGATACTTTAACATTACAATTAGGTTTCTCTAGTGATGTTAAGATGAAAATTCCTGAAGGCATAAAAGTAACAGTAGAAAAAGACACTAAAATCATTATAGAAGGTAATGATAAAGAGAAAGTAGGCGAACTCGCTATGAATATTAAAAAGAAAAGACCTGTTGAGCCATATAAAGGTAAGGGTGTAAGATTTGAAGGCGAGTATGTTAAAATGAAAGAAAGTAAAAAAGCTGCTAAGTAA
- the rpsH gene encoding 30S ribosomal protein S8: MSVHDPIADALTVIRNGCRAKKESVTIPFSTKMENILAILKKEGYINDFKKVEVKDKNFFRIEIDLKYYEGNSVIEGIQRVSTPGLRVYTSVDTIPQVKNGFGISVISTSKGVMTDKEARKEKVGGEVLCYVW; this comes from the coding sequence ATGAGCGTACATGATCCAATAGCAGATGCTTTAACTGTGATTAGAAATGGTTGTAGAGCAAAAAAAGAGAGTGTAACTATACCTTTTTCTACAAAAATGGAAAATATACTTGCAATTTTGAAAAAAGAAGGGTATATTAATGACTTCAAAAAAGTAGAAGTAAAAGATAAAAATTTCTTCCGCATAGAAATAGATTTGAAATATTATGAGGGAAATTCTGTTATAGAAGGTATTCAAAGAGTATCAACTCCAGGTCTTAGAGTTTATACATCAGTAGATACTATTCCTCAAGTAAAAAATGGTTTCGGTATATCTGTAATCTCTACTAGCAAAGGCGTTATGACTGATAAAGAAGCTAGAAAAGAGAAAGTTGGCGGCGAAGTTTTATGTTATGTATGGTAA
- a CDS encoding type Z 30S ribosomal protein S14, with translation MARLALKVKATKKQKYKTRQYNRCPICGRPRAYIRQYKMCRICFRDLANKGLIPGVTKSSW, from the coding sequence ATGGCTAGATTGGCACTTAAAGTTAAAGCTACAAAAAAACAAAAATATAAAACAAGACAATATAATCGCTGCCCTATATGTGGAAGACCTCGTGCTTATATAAGACAGTATAAAATGTGTAGAATCTGTTTTAGAGATTTAGCAAATAAAGGTTTAATTCCGGGCGTAACTAAGTCTAGTTGGTAA
- the rplE gene encoding 50S ribosomal protein L5 produces MSVLKDRYEKEIRQSLLKEMNLSSSMAIPKIEKIIINMGITQAVTDKKYVDSAVEELTQIAGQRAVITRAKKSIANFKLRQGMPIGCRVTLRGERMYDFLERLIFIALPRVRDFQGIPRRGFDGRGNYNLGIKEHIIFPEISFDKTDAVKGLNITIVTTADNDDMARTLLERIGLPFRAAPKSQENK; encoded by the coding sequence ATGTCAGTATTGAAAGATAGATATGAAAAAGAAATAAGACAGTCTTTATTAAAAGAGATGAATTTAAGCTCCTCTATGGCTATACCTAAAATAGAGAAAATTATTATCAATATGGGTATTACTCAGGCTGTAACAGATAAAAAATATGTTGATTCTGCTGTAGAAGAACTTACTCAAATAGCAGGTCAGAGAGCTGTTATCACTAGAGCTAAAAAGTCTATAGCTAACTTCAAATTAAGACAGGGTATGCCTATAGGTTGTAGAGTAACTTTGAGAGGAGAGAGAATGTATGACTTCTTGGAAAGGTTAATATTTATAGCTTTACCAAGAGTAAGAGACTTCCAAGGTATTCCTAGAAGAGGTTTTGACGGAAGAGGTAATTACAATTTAGGTATAAAAGAGCATATTATATTCCCAGAAATAAGTTTCGACAAAACAGATGCTGTTAAGGGATTAAATATAACAATAGTAACAACTGCAGATAATGACGATATGGCTCGCACTTTATTAGAACGTATAGGTTTGCCATTTCGTGCTGCACCTAAAAGTCAGGAGAATAAATAA
- the rplX gene encoding 50S ribosomal protein L24, with protein sequence MIKKKDFSNTKYKIKKGDTVEVIAGEQSGERGEVLSIDRAKGRAFVKNINMIKKTMPKSQENQKGGIVEKEASIHISNLMLVDKGGKTTRVGRKEVDGKLKRYAKKSGEVLDK encoded by the coding sequence ATGATAAAGAAAAAAGATTTTAGTAATACAAAATACAAAATAAAAAAAGGCGATACTGTTGAAGTGATAGCTGGAGAGCAGAGCGGAGAACGCGGTGAAGTATTGTCTATAGACAGAGCAAAGGGAAGAGCTTTCGTAAAGAATATTAACATGATTAAGAAAACTATGCCTAAAAGTCAAGAGAATCAAAAAGGCGGTATAGTTGAGAAAGAGGCTTCTATACATATATCTAATCTTATGTTGGTTGACAAAGGCGGTAAAACTACTAGGGTTGGAAGAAAAGAAGTTGATGGAAAATTAAAAAGATATGCTAAAAAATCAGGCGAAGTTCTTGATAAGTAA
- the rplN gene encoding 50S ribosomal protein L14, which yields MIQVPTTLNVADNTGVKKLKCIKVLGGSRRRYATLGDVIVCSVTDIIPTCSIEKGKVVKAVIVRVKKEVRRPDGSYIRFDENAAVIVDDKKEPRGKRIFGPVARELRDKGFMKIVSLAPEVI from the coding sequence ATGATACAAGTACCAACTACTCTTAATGTAGCCGACAACACAGGCGTAAAGAAGTTGAAATGTATTAAGGTATTAGGAGGAAGTAGACGCAGATATGCTACTTTAGGAGATGTTATAGTTTGTTCTGTAACTGATATAATCCCTACTTGCTCTATAGAAAAAGGTAAAGTTGTAAAAGCTGTAATAGTAAGAGTAAAGAAAGAAGTTAGACGCCCTGATGGTTCATACATACGTTTTGATGAGAATGCAGCTGTTATAGTAGACGATAAAAAAGAGCCTCGCGGTAAACGTATATTCGGACCTGTAGCTCGTGAACTTAGGGATAAAGGCTTTATGAAAATCGTATCACTTGCACCAGAGGTAATATAA
- the rpmC gene encoding 50S ribosomal protein L29: protein MAKDKKDYKSLGLEELKGELLKLEKEYQEHRFEKVVGDARQTHQLKKARKDIARVKTFIRQHELGIKK, encoded by the coding sequence ATGGCTAAAGATAAAAAAGATTACAAGTCATTAGGTTTAGAAGAGCTTAAGGGTGAACTTCTAAAGTTAGAAAAAGAATATCAAGAGCATAGATTTGAAAAAGTGGTTGGTGATGCAAGACAAACTCATCAATTAAAGAAAGCTCGCAAAGATATAGCTAGAGTTAAGACATTTATACGTCAGCATGAACTTGGCATAAAAAAATAG
- the rplP gene encoding 50S ribosomal protein L16 — protein MLQPSRTKYRKQHRGRMKGKSKRGSNLTFGDYGLMALEPVWLTDRQIEAARIAISRHVKRVGKMWIKVFPDKPYTKKPAETRMGKGKGNVEYWVAVVKPGKVIFEIAGVPEELAQSAFRLAGFKLPIKTKFIKREAM, from the coding sequence ATGTTACAACCATCAAGAACTAAGTATCGTAAACAGCATAGAGGCAGAATGAAAGGTAAGTCCAAAAGAGGAAGTAACTTAACTTTTGGAGATTATGGTTTAATGGCATTAGAGCCTGTATGGCTTACAGATAGACAAATTGAAGCTGCACGTATTGCTATATCAAGACATGTTAAACGTGTAGGTAAAATGTGGATAAAAGTATTTCCAGACAAACCTTATACTAAAAAGCCGGCAGAAACAAGAATGGGTAAAGGTAAAGGTAACGTTGAATATTGGGTAGCAGTTGTAAAGCCAGGTAAAGTTATATTTGAAATAGCAGGTGTACCAGAAGAATTAGCACAGTCTGCTTTCAGATTAGCTGGTTTCAAGCTTCCTATTAAAACTAAGTTCATTAAGAGGGAGGCTATGTAA
- the rpsC gene encoding 30S ribosomal protein S3, producing MGQKVSPIGLRLGVNKTWSSKWFEDGRTYADSLHEDLSIRRYIMNYYYKTLKEEQKKIGGKKESFDPAISDIQIVRFPDRINVFISTARVGVVVGLKGQRIEAVKAAVQKLVKKPINVSISEIKEAELDATLAAQSVARQLEMRVAFRRAMKSVITQAMKKGAKGIKVMCSGRLAGADIARTEQYKNGSVPLHTIRANIDYGTAEASTTFGIIGVKVWIYKGEILDKKESKQDDAGKVISAKGDR from the coding sequence ATGGGTCAAAAGGTTAGTCCAATAGGTTTAAGACTCGGAGTTAATAAAACTTGGTCTAGTAAATGGTTCGAAGATGGCAGAACTTATGCAGATAGTTTGCATGAAGATTTATCTATAAGACGCTATATAATGAACTATTATTATAAGACATTAAAAGAAGAACAGAAAAAAATTGGCGGAAAGAAAGAGTCTTTTGATCCTGCTATATCTGACATACAAATAGTACGTTTCCCAGATAGAATCAATGTATTTATTTCTACTGCAAGAGTTGGAGTAGTTGTAGGTCTTAAGGGTCAGAGAATTGAGGCTGTTAAGGCTGCTGTACAAAAGTTAGTAAAAAAGCCTATTAATGTTTCTATATCAGAAATCAAAGAGGCTGAATTAGATGCTACATTGGCAGCACAAAGCGTAGCTCGTCAATTAGAAATGCGTGTTGCTTTCAGAAGAGCTATGAAGAGTGTTATCACTCAAGCTATGAAGAAAGGTGCTAAAGGTATAAAAGTTATGTGTTCTGGCCGTTTAGCAGGTGCAGATATCGCTAGAACAGAACAGTACAAAAATGGTTCAGTACCTCTTCATACAATAAGAGCAAATATAGATTATGGTACTGCTGAAGCTTCTACTACATTTGGTATCATCGGGGTAAAAGTGTGGATATATAAAGGCGAGATTCTTGATAAGAAAGAAAGCAAACAAGATGATGCGGGTAAAGTTATCAGTGCTAAAGGAGATAGATAA
- the rplV gene encoding 50S ribosomal protein L22, producing the protein MEYKVKVRYLRIGRRKVARLLPFVKGEYVNHAIANLTTMPQMSSVVLRKAIKSGIANAISQTRTINPDTLWVKTAFVDKAPSLKRIRAASRGSADPILKRNSHITIVLSDEKKPEKKKIKRVAKKEEAAKVAEV; encoded by the coding sequence ATGGAATATAAGGTAAAGGTACGTTATTTACGCATAGGTCGCAGGAAAGTAGCAAGATTACTTCCTTTTGTTAAAGGTGAGTATGTTAACCATGCAATCGCTAATCTTACAACTATGCCACAAATGTCATCAGTTGTACTTAGAAAGGCTATAAAAAGCGGTATAGCAAATGCTATTTCTCAGACTAGAACTATTAACCCAGACACATTATGGGTTAAGACAGCTTTTGTTGATAAAGCACCATCATTGAAACGCATAAGAGCAGCAAGTCGTGGTAGTGCTGATCCTATATTAAAAAGAAATTCACATATTACTATAGTATTAAGTGATGAAAAAAAACCTGAGAAGAAAAAAATTAAGAGAGTTGCAAAAAAAGAAGAAGCAGCTAAAGTAGCGGAGGTATAA
- the rpsS gene encoding 30S ribosomal protein S19, producing the protein MSRSIKKGPFVDKNLFKKIQAGDNKHQIKTYSRASTIIPEMIGFTINVHNGKTFVAVYIQENMIGHKLGEFAPTRTFRSHAGAAKVAKK; encoded by the coding sequence ATGTCTCGCTCTATTAAGAAAGGACCTTTTGTAGATAAAAATCTTTTCAAGAAGATACAAGCTGGAGATAACAAGCACCAAATAAAAACTTATAGCCGTGCTTCAACAATTATTCCAGAGATGATAGGTTTCACTATAAATGTTCATAACGGAAAAACATTTGTAGCAGTTTATATACAAGAGAATATGATAGGTCATAAATTAGGTGAATTTGCTCCTACTAGAACTTTTCGTTCACATGCAGGTGCAGCTAAGGTAGCTAAGAAATAA
- the rplB gene encoding 50S ribosomal protein L2 yields the protein MAIKKFKPTTPSLRYRTVVDFSDITTNEPCKSLVCGKKRISGRGSNGRITMRRRGGGHKKLFRLVDFRRDKHDIEAKVVSIEYDPNRTARIALLHYTDGEKRYIIWPLGLNVGDRVVSGENAKVKVGCTLPLRKIPLGTIIHNIEITPGKGGQLVRAAGGGAQITAKSGGYCVIRLRSGEERRILEDCYATIGQIGNLDHFNTTDGKAGTTRHKGRRPKVRGVVMNPVDHPHGGGEGKSGQGNPHPVSPTGVPTKGYKTRKKNKYSDRLIIKRRGGKK from the coding sequence ATGGCTATTAAGAAATTTAAACCGACAACACCAAGTTTACGTTATCGTACAGTAGTTGATTTTTCGGATATAACAACAAATGAGCCTTGTAAATCATTAGTATGCGGAAAGAAACGCATAAGCGGAAGAGGTTCAAACGGTCGTATCACTATGCGTCGTCGTGGTGGTGGACACAAGAAATTATTTAGATTAGTAGATTTTAGAAGAGATAAGCATGATATAGAAGCTAAAGTAGTTTCTATAGAGTATGATCCTAACAGAACAGCTCGTATAGCTCTTTTACATTACACAGATGGTGAAAAAAGATATATAATATGGCCATTGGGACTTAATGTAGGCGACAGAGTTGTTAGCGGAGAAAATGCTAAAGTAAAAGTAGGTTGCACTTTACCTTTAAGAAAGATACCTTTAGGTACTATAATACATAACATAGAAATAACACCAGGAAAAGGTGGTCAGCTTGTTAGAGCAGCAGGCGGTGGTGCTCAGATAACAGCAAAATCTGGTGGTTATTGTGTAATAAGACTTCGCTCTGGTGAAGAGAGAAGAATATTAGAAGATTGTTATGCTACTATAGGACAAATCGGTAACTTAGATCATTTCAACACTACAGACGGTAAAGCAGGTACTACTAGACATAAAGGTAGAAGACCAAAAGTAAGAGGTGTTGTAATGAACCCAGTAGATCACCCACACGGCGGTGGTGAAGGTAAGAGTGGACAGGGTAACCCACATCCAGTATCTCCTACAGGTGTACCTACTAAGGGATATAAAACTAGAAAGAAAAATAAATATTCTGACAGATTAATAATTAAGAGAAGAGGGGGTAAGAAATAA
- the rplW gene encoding 50S ribosomal protein L23, with the protein MYSLLIEPILTEKSNILRTEPKGTEKRYYVFRVRQDANKQELKKAVEKIFNVHPLDCKIINVKPKKKNRRMSRRGYTRSYKKAIIVLDGKESIDIVK; encoded by the coding sequence ATGTATTCACTTTTAATAGAGCCTATACTTACAGAAAAAAGTAATATCCTTAGAACTGAGCCTAAAGGAACAGAGAAGCGTTATTATGTATTTAGAGTAAGACAGGACGCTAATAAGCAAGAGTTGAAGAAAGCGGTTGAAAAAATATTTAATGTACATCCGCTAGATTGTAAGATAATAAATGTAAAGCCTAAGAAGAAAAATCGCAGAATGAGCAGACGCGGTTATACACGCAGTTATAAAAAAGCGATAATAGTTCTCGATGGCAAAGAATCAATAGATATAGTAAAATAA
- the rplD gene encoding 50S ribosomal protein L4 produces MEVVILNENGDSVGNLEVVDEIFKSEVNNNLLYEAIKNELANRRQGTHSTKTRAEVSGGGKKPWRQKGTGRARAGSTRSPIWVGGGKTHTPKPRDYSYRLPKKMKRKALLSVLSLKYGNNVLKVFEDFTFDAPKTKRMASFISKVKEPNSRKVAFVVGKDESLGDNYNKLLLSLRNIKDLKLVNADSMSIHPLYYADEVYFTKTALSKLNARIKG; encoded by the coding sequence ATGGAAGTAGTAATACTAAATGAAAATGGAGATAGCGTAGGTAATTTAGAGGTAGTTGACGAGATATTCAAATCAGAAGTTAACAACAATCTACTTTACGAAGCAATCAAAAATGAGTTGGCGAACAGACGTCAAGGAACTCACTCTACTAAGACAAGAGCAGAAGTTTCAGGAGGCGGTAAGAAGCCTTGGAGACAAAAAGGTACAGGTAGAGCAAGAGCAGGTTCTACACGTTCACCAATTTGGGTAGGCGGCGGTAAGACACATACTCCTAAGCCTAGAGATTATAGTTATAGATTGCCTAAAAAGATGAAACGTAAGGCTCTATTGTCTGTTTTATCTTTGAAATATGGTAACAATGTTCTTAAAGTTTTTGAGGATTTCACTTTTGATGCTCCAAAGACAAAAAGAATGGCAAGTTTTATAAGTAAGGTTAAAGAGCCAAATAGCAGAAAGGTAGCATTTGTAGTAGGTAAAGATGAGTCATTAGGTGATAATTACAATAAGTTATTATTATCTTTAAGAAACATCAAAGATTTAAAGCTTGTAAATGCAGACAGTATGTCTATACATCCTTTATATTATGCTGATGAAGTATACTTTACTAAAACAGCTTTATCTAAATTAAATGCTAGAATTAAGGGATAA
- the rplC gene encoding 50S ribosomal protein L3, whose translation MVGIIGRKLGMTTVFDETGNAIAVTVVEAGPCTVMQVRDNEKDGYNAIQLGYGAVKEKHLKKPQIGQFKKANLEPKKYLKEFRLDDSSAYTVGQELKVDIFQAGDFIDVSSLSKGRGFAGVMKRHNYDGGPMSHGSNFRRRAGSIGCNSYPARVWKGKGMPGHMGNTLTTIQNLKVVEIRPEDNLIMIKGSIPGAINGIVKITQAAKKKNKKKNSMTK comes from the coding sequence ATGGTAGGAATAATTGGCAGAAAATTGGGTATGACAACAGTTTTCGATGAAACTGGCAATGCTATAGCAGTAACAGTTGTAGAGGCTGGGCCATGCACAGTTATGCAGGTTAGAGATAATGAGAAAGATGGCTATAATGCTATTCAATTAGGTTATGGTGCTGTAAAAGAAAAGCATTTAAAAAAGCCACAAATAGGGCAATTTAAAAAAGCAAATTTAGAGCCTAAGAAATATTTAAAAGAGTTTAGGTTGGATGATTCAAGTGCTTATACAGTTGGTCAGGAACTTAAAGTAGATATATTTCAAGCGGGCGATTTTATAGATGTTAGTTCTTTGAGCAAAGGTAGAGGATTTGCCGGCGTAATGAAAAGACATAATTATGATGGTGGTCCTATGAGTCATGGTTCTAATTTCAGAAGAAGAGCAGGTTCTATAGGTTGTAACAGTTACCCTGCAAGAGTATGGAAAGGCAAAGGTATGCCTGGTCATATGGGTAATACTTTAACTACTATACAAAACTTAAAAGTAGTTGAAATAAGACCAGAAGATAACTTGATTATGATTAAAGGTTCTATACCCGGAGCTATAAACGGTATAGTAAAAATCACTCAAGCAGCTAAGAAGAAAAATAAGAAGAAGAACTCAATGACTAAATAA
- the rpsJ gene encoding 30S ribosomal protein S10 produces the protein MKEQKIRVKLKAFDIELIDQSAQSIVASVKKTGARVSGPIPLPTSIRKVTVIRSPHVNIKSREQFEMRVYKRLIDIFDVTPQTTESLKKLALPAGVDVQLK, from the coding sequence ATGAAAGAACAGAAAATAAGAGTTAAATTAAAAGCCTTTGATATAGAATTAATTGATCAATCAGCTCAGTCAATAGTTGCTAGTGTAAAGAAGACAGGTGCAAGAGTATCAGGACCTATACCGTTGCCAACAAGCATAAGAAAGGTAACAGTAATAAGAAGTCCGCATGTAAACATTAAGTCAAGAGAACAGTTCGAGATGAGAGTTTACAAGAGATTAATAGATATCTTTGACGTAACACCTCAAACAACTGAGTCTTTGAAGAAGTTGGCACTTCCAGCTGGCGTAGATGTACAGTTGAAATAA
- the tuf gene encoding elongation factor Tu has product MAKGTYEGTKTHVNVGTIGHVDHGKTTLTSAITAVSSAMFPATVQKVAYDSVAKASESQGRRDPTKILTIATSHVEYESDNRHYAHVDCPGHADYIKNMITGAAQMDGAILVVSAEDGVMPQTKEHVLLSRQVGVNYIVVFLNKCDKLDDPEMAEIVEAEVVDVLDHYGFDGAKTPIIRGSAIKAIQAIEAGKDPRTDADCKCILDLLNALDTYIPDPVRETDKDFLMSIEDVYSIPGRGTVVTGRIERGQIKKGDEVEIVGIRPTKKTTCTGVEMFKKEVVGIAGYNVGCLLRGIERKEVERGQVLAKPGTITPHKKFEAEVYILKKEEGGRHSGFVTGYRPQMYFRTTDVTGVINLPEGSPMIMPGDNANLTIELITPIAMEEKQRFAIREGGKTVGNGVVTKILE; this is encoded by the coding sequence ATGGCTAAAGGAACTTATGAAGGTACAAAAACACACGTAAACGTTGGTACTATCGGTCACGTTGACCACGGTAAAACAACATTAACATCAGCAATCACAGCAGTATCATCTGCAATGTTTCCAGCAACAGTACAGAAAGTTGCATACGATTCAGTAGCAAAAGCTTCTGAGAGTCAAGGTAGAAGAGACCCTACAAAAATTTTGACAATCGCTACTTCACACGTAGAATATGAATCTGATAACAGACACTATGCTCACGTAGACTGTCCAGGTCACGCTGACTATATTAAAAACATGATAACAGGTGCTGCTCAGATGGACGGAGCTATCTTAGTAGTATCAGCAGAAGACGGTGTAATGCCTCAAACAAAAGAACACGTACTTCTTTCAAGACAAGTAGGTGTAAATTACATCGTAGTATTCTTAAACAAATGTGATAAATTAGATGACCCAGAAATGGCAGAAATAGTAGAAGCAGAAGTAGTAGACGTATTAGACCACTATGGTTTCGATGGTGCTAAAACTCCTATTATTAGAGGTTCTGCAATCAAAGCTATTCAAGCAATTGAAGCAGGCAAAGACCCTAGAACTGATGCAGATTGTAAATGTATATTAGACCTATTAAACGCACTTGATACTTATATTCCAGATCCAGTACGTGAAACAGATAAAGACTTCTTAATGTCAATCGAAGACGTATATTCAATCCCTGGAAGAGGTACAGTTGTTACAGGTAGAATAGAAAGAGGACAAATCAAAAAAGGTGATGAAGTAGAAATCGTTGGTATAAGACCTACTAAGAAAACTACTTGTACTGGTGTAGAAATGTTCAAGAAAGAAGTAGTTGGTATAGCTGGTTATAACGTTGGATGTCTTTTAAGAGGTATTGAACGTAAAGAAGTAGAAAGAGGACAGGTATTAGCTAAACCAGGTACAATCACACCTCATAAAAAATTTGAAGCAGAAGTTTATATCTTGAAAAAAGAAGAAGGTGGAAGACATAGCGGTTTCGTAACAGGTTACAGACCACAAATGTACTTCAGAACAACAGACGTAACAGGTGTTATTAACTTACCAGAAGGCTCTCCAATGATAATGCCAGGTGATAACGCTAACTTAACAATCGAGCTTATCACTCCAATAGCTATGGAAGAGAAACAAAGATTCGCTATACGTGAAGGTGGTAAGACAGTAGGTAACGGTGTTGTAACAAAAATATTAGAATAA